From Sphingomonas bisphenolicum, one genomic window encodes:
- the istA gene encoding IS21 family transposase, protein MLVLETVVRIRREYAGGKAIKAIARDLHVSRKVIRKAIRAPEGAFDYQRKIQPLPRIGPFQDRLNTLLEENEVRGRRERLRMTRIHDLLVREGFEGSYDAVRRYAARWKIERRKDAGDGVTAFIPLMFRPGEAYQFDWSHEDVEIAGKPMRVKVAHMRLCASRGVYVRAYPRESQEMLFDAHARGFAFFGGVPERGIYDNMKTAVTSVFTGKERVFNRRFLIMTDHYMVEPTACSPAAGWEKGQVENQVQTIRGRFFQPRLRFASLEELNGWLEAECRRWAERQAHPEQGELTVAQVLEIERSALQPMLGPFDGFNESEHAVTGTCLISFDRNRYSVLSTVARRTVQVRAYADRIVVRCGEEVVAEHPRYFGRNRTIYDPWHYLPVLARKPGALRNGAPFQGWDLPPALARLRRKLGNGDDADRRFVRVLSAVLTDGLEPVEAAVREALATGTASDDLILNILARRREPPRPLTIITSEDSALRHPPIADCARYDQLRTFDAAA, encoded by the coding sequence ATGTTGGTTTTGGAGACAGTTGTTCGGATCCGGCGCGAGTATGCCGGGGGCAAGGCGATCAAGGCGATCGCGCGGGATCTGCATGTGTCGCGGAAGGTCATCCGTAAGGCGATCCGAGCGCCGGAGGGCGCATTCGACTATCAGCGCAAGATTCAGCCACTGCCCAGGATCGGTCCGTTTCAGGATCGTCTGAACACGCTGCTGGAAGAGAACGAGGTGCGCGGCAGGCGTGAACGGCTGCGGATGACGCGGATCCATGACCTGCTGGTGCGCGAAGGCTTTGAGGGTTCCTACGATGCCGTGCGGCGCTACGCGGCGCGATGGAAGATCGAACGGCGCAAGGATGCCGGCGATGGCGTCACCGCCTTTATCCCGTTGATGTTCAGGCCAGGCGAGGCCTACCAGTTCGACTGGAGCCATGAGGATGTCGAGATCGCCGGCAAGCCGATGCGGGTGAAGGTCGCGCATATGCGACTGTGCGCGTCACGCGGGGTCTATGTCCGAGCCTATCCTCGCGAGAGCCAGGAGATGCTGTTCGACGCGCATGCGCGCGGCTTTGCCTTCTTTGGCGGCGTGCCGGAGCGCGGCATCTACGATAATATGAAGACGGCGGTGACGAGCGTGTTCACCGGCAAGGAACGAGTCTTCAACCGGCGGTTCCTGATCATGACCGACCATTATATGGTCGAGCCCACGGCCTGCTCGCCTGCGGCGGGATGGGAGAAGGGCCAGGTCGAGAACCAGGTGCAGACGATCCGTGGCCGCTTCTTCCAGCCCCGGCTGCGGTTCGCCAGCCTCGAAGAGCTTAATGGCTGGCTGGAGGCCGAGTGTCGGCGCTGGGCGGAACGGCAGGCCCATCCCGAACAGGGAGAGCTGACCGTGGCGCAGGTGCTGGAGATCGAACGATCCGCGCTGCAGCCGATGCTGGGGCCGTTCGACGGCTTCAATGAGAGCGAGCATGCCGTGACGGGCACCTGCCTGATCAGCTTCGACCGCAACCGTTACTCGGTGCTCTCGACGGTGGCACGGCGCACTGTGCAGGTCCGCGCCTATGCCGATCGTATCGTCGTTCGCTGCGGCGAGGAGGTTGTCGCCGAACATCCTCGCTACTTCGGGCGCAACCGCACGATCTATGATCCCTGGCATTATCTGCCGGTGCTGGCCCGCAAGCCCGGCGCGCTGCGGAACGGCGCCCCCTTCCAGGGCTGGGATCTGCCACCGGCGCTTGCCCGCCTGCGCCGCAAGCTGGGTAATGGCGACGATGCTGATCGCCGGTTCGTCCGTGTGCTGTCGGCTGTGTTGACCGATGGCCTGGAGCCTGTCGAAGCGGCGGTGCGCGAGGCACTGGCGACGGGCACGGCAAGCGACGACCTGATCCTGAACATCCTGGCGCGACGCCGGGAACCGCCGCGTCCACTCACGATCATCACCTCCGAGGACAGCGCGCTGCGCCATCCTCCGATCGCCGACTGTGCCCGTTACGACCAGCTGAGGACCTTCGATGCAGCGGCATGA
- a CDS encoding DUF2188 domain-containing protein, whose protein sequence is MGKNQHVVPHAGGWAVRGAGNERATSVHPTQSEAIGAARDIARNQHSELLIHGRNGQIRERDSFGGDPFPPRG, encoded by the coding sequence ATGGGCAAGAACCAGCATGTAGTGCCGCACGCAGGCGGCTGGGCGGTTCGTGGCGCCGGCAATGAGCGGGCGACCTCGGTGCACCCCACCCAGTCCGAAGCGATCGGCGCGGCGCGCGACATCGCGCGCAACCAGCATAGCGAACTGCTGATCCATGGCCGCAATGGCCAGATCCGCGAACGCGACAGCTTCGGTGGGGATCCGTTCCCCCCTCGCGGCTGA
- a CDS encoding RNA polymerase sigma factor, whose protein sequence is MLVLAHVDIPPSSRCRVSQLATPLPNPLIGIQGGRLISATITDTEIYFYRLVREPLPGQPTQEDRPKGSDAIPDVLDLEEIRSALDGLTQIDLVRLRRAGSKFALALDCTVDDLISEAVCSAYSGGRECRRDLPILVFLIGAMRSIAWNAKVSSRKAGKEISLDATGTDGRPLVVLKSNVPDAETLILRAEDVALRIAALEDLFAADEPALLVIMADLDELSKEEIMAMNEMSETTYNSTRTRIRRKMERRFPNGWAA, encoded by the coding sequence ATGCTGGTTCTTGCCCATGTCGATATTCCTCCTTCCTCGCGCTGTCGGGTAAGCCAGCTTGCGACACCGCTCCCGAACCCCTTGATTGGCATTCAGGGAGGTAGGCTGATCTCGGCAACCATCACGGACACCGAAATTTATTTTTACCGCCTTGTCCGTGAGCCGCTTCCGGGTCAGCCTACGCAGGAAGACAGACCCAAAGGGAGTGACGCGATCCCAGACGTGCTCGACCTCGAAGAAATCAGGTCCGCCCTTGACGGCCTGACCCAGATCGACCTCGTCCGCCTGCGCCGTGCAGGTAGCAAGTTCGCTCTGGCCCTCGACTGCACGGTGGACGATCTTATCAGCGAGGCAGTGTGTTCCGCTTATTCCGGTGGACGCGAATGCCGCAGAGATCTGCCCATCCTGGTCTTCCTCATCGGCGCCATGCGGAGCATCGCATGGAATGCCAAGGTGTCCTCACGGAAGGCCGGGAAGGAGATCTCTCTCGATGCTACCGGAACCGATGGCCGCCCCCTGGTCGTTCTCAAAAGCAACGTGCCGGACGCCGAGACCCTGATCCTACGCGCCGAAGACGTGGCGCTTAGGATCGCCGCCCTGGAGGATCTGTTCGCCGCTGACGAGCCTGCATTGCTCGTCATCATGGCCGACCTGGACGAACTATCGAAGGAGGAAATCATGGCTATGAACGAAATGTCCGAAACCACCTACAACAGCACCCGCACCCGCATTCGCCGAAAGATGGAACGGAGGTTTCCAAACGGGTGGGCTGCGTGA
- a CDS encoding ImmA/IrrE family metallo-endopeptidase, whose product MSGDTPAETLLRSLGITSPDEIDLEAIAWSMGAKVREAELPSCEARIIGFQDQAIITVRNSGDPRRRRFSIGHELGHWIHHRGRSSICRSSDIGNPGAASQLEKQADRFAADLLMPRYLFVPSVAQLKRPDFENVDELATTYSTSRLATALRCVDIGEWPVVLICHGPSGRRWFKRAASAPNDWFPREDLDPSSPSFPVLFGTVERTRTQSVAANLWFDRRDASRYRITEQSLKAHGGTMLTLLTLTDARFA is encoded by the coding sequence TTGAGCGGTGACACCCCAGCGGAGACGCTCCTGCGCTCTCTGGGCATCACCAGTCCAGACGAGATCGACCTCGAAGCAATTGCCTGGTCCATGGGAGCCAAGGTTCGTGAAGCGGAGCTGCCAAGCTGCGAAGCACGCATAATTGGTTTTCAGGACCAGGCGATCATCACAGTCCGAAATTCCGGCGACCCCCGCCGCCGTCGCTTCTCGATCGGCCATGAGCTAGGCCACTGGATCCACCATCGCGGCCGCTCCTCCATCTGCCGCTCGAGCGACATCGGCAATCCCGGAGCCGCCAGCCAGCTCGAGAAGCAGGCCGACCGCTTTGCAGCCGACCTACTCATGCCACGCTACCTCTTCGTCCCATCAGTTGCCCAACTGAAGCGACCGGATTTCGAGAACGTCGACGAGCTCGCCACCACCTATTCGACGAGCAGGCTCGCTACCGCCCTTCGCTGCGTCGACATTGGGGAATGGCCGGTCGTCCTCATTTGTCATGGACCCTCAGGCCGCCGGTGGTTCAAGCGCGCCGCCAGCGCCCCCAACGACTGGTTCCCGCGGGAGGACCTCGATCCATCCTCGCCTTCCTTCCCGGTACTCTTCGGAACCGTCGAACGCACAAGAACCCAAAGCGTCGCCGCCAATCTCTGGTTCGATCGGCGCGATGCCAGCCGGTATCGCATCACCGAGCAGTCGCTGAAAGCACATGGAGGCACGATGCTCACGCTCCTCACGCTCACCGATGCGCGTTTCGCGTGA
- the istA gene encoding IS21 family transposase, translating into MPTGRLTMRRIRDVLRLKFAQGLSERAIASSLGLGKGSVGTYLRRARDAGLGWPLPEGLDDDSLELLLFPNASDVADPDRPVPDWAVIDQELRKRGVTRMLLWQEYRAQHPHGFGYTWFCTHFDAWKGRVRPSMRQTHVGGEKVFVDFSGDTIEIVDPATGEVKAAKLFVAAMGASSYTYALAVASEGLEDWIAAHVGMFAYLGGVPKVVVPDNLKSAVIKPDRYDPGLNRTYAEMAGYYGTAILPARVRKPKDKAKVEVAVQVAQRWILARLRNRRFFSLAELNTAIRPLLDELNMRVMRDYGASRADLFATLDRPNLQPLPADPYVFARWKRARVAPDYHIEVDRCWYSVPFNLIRQDVDARVTHATVEIFHRGKRVASHLRDPGRRSHVTAAEHMPSAHRRYAEWSATRILNSAAKLGPSVAAFCDIVMQDRPHPEQGFRTCLGVLSLAKSFEPRRIDAACRRAVAIKARSVASIRSILKTGLDQAFLEPDPEELPLQHRNIRGQNYYH; encoded by the coding sequence ATGCCGACAGGACGTTTGACCATGCGCCGTATTCGCGACGTTTTGCGATTGAAGTTTGCCCAAGGGCTGAGTGAGCGGGCGATTGCGTCCTCGCTTGGGCTTGGGAAAGGGAGTGTGGGCACGTACCTGCGGCGCGCCCGGGATGCTGGACTGGGCTGGCCCCTGCCGGAGGGGCTGGATGATGACAGCCTTGAGCTGCTGCTATTCCCGAACGCTTCAGACGTGGCCGATCCAGACCGGCCAGTTCCGGATTGGGCCGTAATTGATCAGGAACTGCGCAAGCGCGGGGTCACGCGCATGTTGCTGTGGCAGGAATACCGGGCACAGCACCCCCACGGATTTGGCTACACATGGTTTTGCACCCACTTTGACGCGTGGAAAGGCCGTGTACGGCCGAGCATGCGGCAAACGCATGTGGGCGGCGAAAAGGTGTTTGTCGACTTCTCCGGCGACACGATCGAGATCGTTGACCCGGCAACCGGTGAGGTGAAAGCGGCCAAGCTGTTCGTCGCAGCGATGGGGGCCTCAAGCTATACCTACGCCTTGGCTGTTGCCAGCGAAGGGCTGGAGGATTGGATTGCGGCCCATGTGGGGATGTTTGCCTATCTGGGCGGTGTGCCGAAGGTGGTCGTACCCGACAACCTGAAATCGGCTGTGATTAAGCCGGACCGCTATGATCCCGGCTTGAACCGGACCTATGCTGAAATGGCCGGGTACTACGGCACAGCAATCCTGCCGGCGCGCGTGCGAAAGCCAAAAGACAAGGCCAAAGTCGAGGTAGCCGTGCAAGTCGCCCAGCGCTGGATCCTGGCAAGGTTGCGCAATCGCAGGTTCTTCTCACTAGCCGAGCTGAACACTGCCATCCGGCCATTGCTCGACGAATTGAACATGCGCGTCATGCGTGACTATGGCGCCAGTCGCGCTGATTTGTTCGCCACATTGGATCGTCCGAACTTGCAGCCGCTGCCCGCCGATCCCTATGTCTTTGCGCGCTGGAAACGGGCCCGTGTCGCCCCCGATTATCACATCGAGGTAGATCGCTGCTGGTATTCTGTGCCGTTCAACTTGATCCGGCAGGACGTGGACGCGCGGGTTACTCATGCCACGGTAGAAATCTTCCATCGTGGCAAACGCGTCGCTAGCCATCTGCGCGATCCCGGACGGCGTAGTCATGTCACGGCGGCCGAGCATATGCCGTCGGCGCACCGCCGCTATGCCGAATGGTCCGCGACGCGCATTCTGAACAGCGCCGCAAAGCTGGGGCCCTCCGTGGCTGCGTTTTGCGATATCGTAATGCAGGACAGGCCGCACCCCGAACAAGGCTTCCGAACCTGCCTGGGCGTGCTGTCGTTGGCCAAAAGCTTCGAGCCCCGGCGGATCGATGCCGCATGCCGCCGGGCCGTCGCCATCAAGGCCCGATCGGTCGCATCCATCCGCTCGATCCTGAAGACCGGTCTTGATCAGGCTTTCCTGGAACCAGACCCCGAAGAGCTGCCGCTGCAACACCGCAACATCCGCGGCCAGAACTATTACCACTGA
- the istB gene encoding IS21-like element helper ATPase IstB: MLSHPTCDRLEAIGLSGMAKALHEQRRVGATFESLSFEERLGLLVDREAAERDAKKLATRLRFAALRHAACVEDIDMRSPRGIDVAVMAHLIDGSWINRHENLLITGPTGLGKSWIACALGNKACRDGRRVVYHRVPRLFQMLAIAKGDGRHARVLKAIERTELLILDDWGLSVLTATERRDLLEILDDRQGRGSTIVTSQLPVDQWFEVIGDPTLADAILDRLVHNAHRLTLSGDSMRKKMSTMKLLDQSLQP, from the coding sequence TTGCTGTCCCATCCCACTTGCGACCGTCTGGAGGCTATCGGGCTTTCCGGTATGGCAAAGGCACTTCATGAACAGCGGCGCGTTGGCGCGACGTTTGAAAGCCTCAGCTTTGAAGAAAGGCTGGGATTGCTCGTCGATCGCGAAGCTGCAGAGCGTGACGCCAAGAAGCTGGCTACGCGGTTACGTTTTGCCGCCCTGCGCCACGCGGCCTGTGTTGAAGATATCGACATGCGCAGCCCTCGCGGCATTGATGTCGCGGTGATGGCGCATCTGATCGATGGCAGCTGGATCAACCGGCACGAAAATTTGCTGATCACAGGGCCAACAGGGTTGGGCAAAAGCTGGATCGCCTGCGCACTGGGCAACAAAGCTTGCCGTGATGGTCGCCGGGTTGTCTATCATCGCGTGCCCCGCCTGTTCCAGATGTTGGCCATAGCCAAAGGCGACGGACGACATGCCCGCGTTCTCAAAGCCATCGAACGTACGGAACTGCTCATCCTTGATGATTGGGGGCTCTCAGTCCTGACGGCAACAGAGCGACGCGATCTGCTGGAAATCCTCGACGATCGACAAGGTCGGGGCTCCACCATCGTCACCAGTCAGCTTCCGGTGGATCAATGGTTCGAGGTTATCGGCGATCCCACCCTGGCAGATGCGATCCTCGACCGCCTGGTCCACAACGCTCACCGCCTAACCCTGAGCGGCGACAGCATGCGAAAAAAGATGAGCACCATGAAATTGCTTGACCAAAGCCTTCAGCCCTGA
- the folD gene encoding bifunctional methylenetetrahydrofolate dehydrogenase/methenyltetrahydrofolate cyclohydrolase FolD, giving the protein MTARIIDGRAIAAVIRAECADRTRRFEERTGIRPGLAVILVGHDPASAVYVRNKVRACEAAGIHSFTHRLHEKVENEELLNLITRLNADPSVHGILVQLPLPAHIDMARILETIAPSKDVDGFHLYNVGALVTGNTVFSPCTPYGVVKLLEHEGIPVEGQNVVVVGASNIVGKPMALMLMARDATVAICHAKARDLAQFTIGADILVVAAGVPGLITAPMVKKGAVVIDVGINRLEDGKIVGDVDFAGVSRRASHITPVPGGVGPMTVTMLLVNTIESAERFYAAQRTAS; this is encoded by the coding sequence ATGACTGCGAGGATCATCGATGGCCGCGCAATTGCGGCCGTCATACGGGCTGAATGCGCCGACCGCACCAGACGGTTTGAGGAGAGGACGGGCATCAGGCCCGGCCTGGCGGTGATTCTTGTCGGACATGATCCGGCATCGGCGGTCTACGTCCGCAATAAAGTCCGCGCCTGCGAGGCGGCAGGCATCCATTCGTTCACGCATCGCCTTCACGAGAAGGTCGAGAATGAAGAGCTGTTGAACCTTATCACCAGGTTGAACGCCGACCCGTCGGTTCATGGCATCCTGGTCCAGCTCCCGCTGCCTGCCCATATCGACATGGCGCGGATTCTGGAGACCATTGCCCCCTCAAAAGACGTCGATGGGTTTCACCTCTACAATGTGGGCGCCCTCGTCACGGGAAACACCGTGTTTTCCCCCTGTACCCCCTATGGCGTCGTAAAGCTGCTCGAGCATGAGGGCATCCCGGTGGAGGGCCAGAATGTCGTGGTCGTCGGTGCCAGCAATATCGTGGGCAAGCCGATGGCCTTGATGCTGATGGCACGCGACGCGACAGTCGCCATCTGCCACGCCAAGGCGCGCGATCTCGCGCAGTTCACGATTGGTGCCGACATATTGGTGGTAGCGGCTGGTGTCCCTGGTTTGATTACCGCGCCGATGGTCAAGAAGGGAGCGGTGGTCATCGATGTCGGCATCAACCGGCTGGAAGACGGAAAGATCGTCGGCGATGTCGATTTCGCCGGCGTGTCCCGGCGGGCTTCGCACATCACCCCCGTGCCGGGCGGCGTGGGACCGATGACCGTTACCATGCTCCTGGTGAATACGATCGAATCCGCCGAGCGCTTTTATGCGGCGCAACGGACCGCCTCATGA
- the purU gene encoding formyltetrahydrofolate deformylase yields MTSNLATPRYVLTLACRDVPGIVASVATNLFEGGANILEARQFDDLESGRFFMRVEFTADAEAGTRLSYHFSPVAEKFGMEWSLRDLSRRKRVLLMVSKFDHCLGDLLYRYRLGELPMDIVGIVSNHPRNVLSVSNVGDIPYHHLPITKDTKPQQEAQIKAIVDETGADLIILARYMQILSDDLASFLSGRCINIHHSFLPGFKGAKPYHQAHARGVKLIGATAHFVTGDLDEGPIIEQDVERVSHDDTPDDLVRKGRDIERRVLSRAVLLFLEDRAIINGHRTVVFAG; encoded by the coding sequence ATGACTTCGAATCTGGCCACTCCTCGCTATGTCCTGACGCTCGCCTGCCGCGATGTCCCAGGCATCGTCGCAAGCGTCGCGACCAACCTGTTCGAGGGCGGCGCGAATATCCTTGAAGCGCGGCAGTTTGACGATCTGGAAAGCGGTCGTTTCTTCATGCGGGTCGAATTCACCGCCGACGCCGAAGCCGGGACGCGCCTATCCTATCATTTCAGCCCCGTCGCCGAAAAGTTCGGCATGGAATGGTCGCTTCGCGATCTGTCGCGCAGGAAGCGCGTGCTGCTCATGGTGTCGAAGTTCGATCACTGTCTGGGCGATCTACTCTATCGCTATCGCCTAGGCGAGCTGCCGATGGACATCGTCGGCATCGTGTCGAACCATCCCCGCAATGTCCTGTCCGTCAGCAATGTCGGCGACATCCCCTATCATCACCTGCCGATCACCAAGGACACCAAGCCCCAGCAGGAGGCGCAGATCAAGGCGATCGTGGACGAAACCGGTGCCGACCTGATCATACTCGCACGCTACATGCAGATCCTGTCGGACGATCTCGCCAGCTTTCTTTCGGGCCGCTGCATCAACATCCATCACAGCTTCCTGCCCGGCTTCAAGGGCGCCAAGCCCTATCACCAAGCGCATGCGCGCGGCGTCAAGCTGATCGGCGCCACCGCCCATTTCGTGACGGGGGATTTGGACGAAGGTCCGATCATCGAACAGGACGTCGAACGGGTCAGCCATGATGACACGCCGGACGATCTGGTCCGCAAGGGCCGCGATATCGAGCGCCGCGTCCTGTCCCGCGCGGTCCTGCTGTTCCTGGAGGACCGCGCCATCATCAACGGCCACCGCACCGTCGTGTTCGCCGGCTGA
- a CDS encoding LysR family transcriptional regulator encodes MDDIVRLDLNLLLLFDALQEDMNLSASARRLRISQPTASTSLQKLRAFFGDQLFVRTGRGMKPTPFAEKIAGPVRQSLDILRRDVVRRTQFDPATSDRVIRITTSDVGVMIFVPPLLDALRKVAPSMTVQVVPVPHDALEKALEQNEVDVAIGYFPDLTGPNIMTQALFDHMFACLVSAHHATITGALSLEQFLAADHIVINEQGRSQELFERRLRELGLKRRVRLHLPHFMSVPQLVASSDMIATVPMSLGVWYQHAGIRVCPTPIESPLIQLRQFWHRRLNDDPMVIWLHRLLADLLIGKDPALAFSEGYSSSDHA; translated from the coding sequence ATGGATGATATCGTACGACTTGATCTGAACTTGCTGCTGCTGTTCGATGCGCTTCAGGAGGACATGAACCTGTCGGCATCCGCCAGGCGGTTGCGGATAAGCCAGCCGACCGCCAGCACCAGCCTTCAGAAGTTGAGGGCGTTTTTCGGCGACCAGCTGTTCGTAAGGACGGGACGAGGCATGAAACCGACCCCATTCGCCGAAAAGATTGCTGGTCCGGTCCGCCAGAGCCTCGATATCCTGCGCAGGGATGTCGTGCGTCGAACGCAGTTCGACCCCGCGACGAGTGACCGGGTGATCCGCATCACGACGTCCGACGTGGGGGTCATGATCTTCGTTCCCCCGCTGCTCGACGCGCTTCGAAAGGTCGCGCCATCTATGACCGTGCAGGTCGTCCCGGTGCCGCACGATGCGCTTGAAAAGGCGTTGGAGCAGAATGAGGTCGATGTGGCGATCGGCTATTTTCCAGACCTTACCGGGCCCAACATCATGACCCAGGCGCTGTTCGACCATATGTTCGCCTGCCTCGTCAGCGCGCATCATGCGACCATCACCGGGGCGCTGTCGCTGGAACAGTTTCTCGCGGCCGATCATATCGTGATCAATGAGCAGGGACGCAGCCAGGAATTGTTCGAAAGGCGTCTTCGCGAACTGGGGTTGAAGCGCAGGGTCCGGCTGCATCTACCGCATTTCATGAGCGTGCCGCAGCTCGTCGCGAGCAGCGACATGATCGCGACCGTCCCGATGTCGCTGGGCGTGTGGTATCAGCATGCCGGGATCCGGGTCTGTCCTACGCCCATCGAGAGCCCGTTGATCCAGCTGCGTCAATTCTGGCATCGACGCCTCAACGACGACCCGATGGTGATATGGCTCCATCGGCTGCTTGCGGACCTTCTGATCGGCAAGGACCCGGCTCTGGCGTTTTCCGAAGGCTATTCCTCTTCCGATCACGCCTGA
- a CDS encoding MFS transporter, giving the protein MHSSASAGSPLLIDQGRIGTRFYVVFVSLSLSLAFELFDFFIVGFLVSAIAPAWQLSFGQSAALLLTASVGAMVGAAAGGVLADRFGRKRILLIGASLYPIAAAAIGLVADGDWVSFALLRFFVGLAYGFGGVAQFALIVELTPTRLRTVLTSASMVPIGIGFVLAPLSMTLLFEPLGWRGLAFLCLAPLLFVPAFWLLIPESPSWLSSKGRTRDAVRAAASLFSLSPDHFTAPAPAVAPTDGEAKPLRLLDFPRQFAFCLLSFGFHSAAVAGILLWGPLVVAMLLGLSPQKAAGYFVLVSVSGLAGRFLFTYLSQRLGRLTTGQIAGYSAAVLIAIAALFPQSELFGIKLFVICLILAALFFDGAFANLQPHPAEIFPVTVAGRGVAVSHVASGLGKVCGPMVLAVLAGTSNVVKPAATAAATTPGFLIMAGFFAIGAAAFTFLGTETHKKPVVV; this is encoded by the coding sequence ATGCATAGTTCAGCCAGCGCAGGATCGCCCCTGCTGATCGATCAGGGCAGGATCGGGACACGATTTTATGTCGTTTTCGTCTCGCTCAGCCTTTCGCTCGCGTTCGAACTGTTCGATTTCTTCATCGTCGGATTTCTCGTGTCCGCCATCGCGCCTGCGTGGCAACTCAGTTTCGGTCAGTCGGCGGCGCTTCTGCTGACCGCGAGCGTCGGAGCGATGGTGGGTGCGGCGGCTGGCGGTGTGCTGGCTGACCGGTTCGGTCGGAAGCGGATCCTGCTGATCGGGGCCAGCCTCTATCCCATCGCGGCTGCAGCGATCGGGCTGGTGGCCGATGGCGACTGGGTCAGTTTCGCACTGCTGCGTTTCTTCGTCGGACTTGCCTATGGCTTCGGCGGCGTCGCGCAATTTGCCTTGATCGTCGAACTCACGCCGACGCGCCTGCGTACCGTGCTGACCAGTGCTAGCATGGTGCCGATCGGCATCGGCTTCGTGCTGGCACCTTTGTCGATGACCCTGCTGTTCGAACCGCTCGGTTGGCGTGGGCTGGCCTTTCTCTGCCTGGCACCGCTTTTGTTCGTTCCCGCTTTCTGGCTGCTAATCCCGGAATCACCCAGTTGGCTGTCGTCCAAGGGGCGCACGCGCGATGCCGTGCGCGCCGCAGCGAGCCTGTTCAGCCTGTCCCCCGACCATTTCACGGCGCCTGCACCAGCCGTTGCGCCGACGGATGGCGAAGCCAAGCCGCTCCGCCTGCTCGATTTCCCACGGCAATTTGCCTTCTGCCTTCTCTCATTCGGATTTCACTCCGCGGCTGTTGCGGGCATATTGCTGTGGGGTCCGCTCGTGGTCGCCATGCTGCTCGGTCTCTCGCCGCAGAAGGCCGCCGGCTACTTTGTCCTCGTCAGCGTCAGCGGCCTGGCAGGGCGTTTCCTGTTTACCTATCTATCCCAGCGGTTGGGCCGGCTCACGACGGGGCAGATAGCAGGCTACAGCGCTGCCGTGCTGATCGCAATCGCGGCGCTGTTCCCCCAGTCAGAGCTTTTCGGCATCAAACTGTTCGTCATCTGCCTCATTCTGGCGGCGCTTTTCTTCGATGGCGCCTTCGCCAATCTGCAGCCACACCCGGCTGAGATTTTCCCGGTGACGGTCGCCGGCCGCGGCGTAGCCGTTTCCCACGTGGCGAGCGGGCTTGGGAAGGTGTGCGGTCCGATGGTGCTGGCGGTCCTTGCAGGGACAAGCAATGTCGTAAAGCCGGCCGCTACCGCTGCGGCAACGACCCCAGGCTTCCTGATCATGGCCGGATTTTTCGCTATCGGCGCCGCCGCGTTCACATTCCTGGGCACGGAGACCCACAAAAAGCCGGTCGTCGTTTAA
- a CDS encoding SDR family NAD(P)-dependent oxidoreductase, which produces MIRNFEGKVALITGGAGGIGGATAQMLAEAGARLALVDNSPERLDQCRDSYPETLPLLADVTDLAAMDEACAAIETKFGRLDMVINVAGGGLPRSIDTMTAEDWQRTIALNLTGPFNVIKATTPALRRTGGGSIVIVASLAALGISLNSGVSYTAAKAGLLGLTRHCAYELASDGIRVNAVLPGAILTDQMKNKISRDAYESIPMKSAMQRWISPEEIAGPILFFCSDASSACTGTHLLVDAGWMINGPEDREAYFAQRRPR; this is translated from the coding sequence ATGATCAGGAATTTTGAAGGCAAGGTCGCACTCATCACCGGCGGCGCAGGCGGGATCGGCGGCGCGACGGCTCAGATGCTGGCTGAAGCCGGCGCACGTCTTGCTCTGGTGGACAACAGCCCGGAACGACTGGACCAGTGCCGGGACAGCTATCCTGAAACACTTCCGCTGTTGGCAGACGTTACCGATCTTGCGGCGATGGATGAAGCCTGCGCCGCGATCGAGACGAAATTCGGTCGGCTGGACATGGTCATCAATGTCGCGGGGGGAGGCCTCCCGCGATCGATCGACACAATGACCGCCGAAGACTGGCAACGCACCATCGCCCTCAATCTGACCGGCCCGTTTAACGTGATCAAGGCTACCACACCAGCTTTGCGCCGGACAGGCGGCGGATCGATCGTCATCGTCGCATCCCTCGCCGCGCTGGGTATCTCCCTTAACAGCGGTGTCAGCTACACCGCAGCCAAGGCTGGCCTGCTGGGACTCACGCGGCACTGCGCCTATGAACTCGCGTCTGACGGCATCCGGGTCAACGCGGTGCTGCCCGGCGCAATCTTGACCGACCAGATGAAGAACAAGATCAGCCGCGACGCCTATGAATCGATTCCGATGAAATCGGCGATGCAGCGATGGATCAGTCCGGAGGAAATCGCCGGCCCCATTCTGTTTTTCTGCTCAGATGCCTCCTCCGCCTGCACCGGCACCCATTTGCTGGTGGACGCCGGCTGGATGATCAACGGGCCGGAAGATCGTGAAGCCTATTTCGCACAGAGGCGGCCTCGATAA